The Microbulbifer sp. YPW1 genome contains the following window.
TTGCCAAAGCTTCCTTGGTGAACGGAACGATTTCTTCCTCGCGACCTTGTTTCACTTTCTGCAGCCAGTTCGGGTCCTGCAGCAGTGCGCGGCCAACCGCGATCATGTCGAACTCGTTGGTGTCCATGCGGCGCACCAATTCGTCCAGGCCGGTGGGGTTGGCGGTGCCGCCCATGCCCTGGTTGTTGCCGCCGATAAAATCATCGTCGAGGCCGACACTGCCCACAGAAATAACCGGCTTGCCGGTGAGTTCCTTGGTCCAGCCCGCCAGGTTCATATCGGAACCTTCGAACTCCGGCACCCAGAAACGACGTGTAGAGGCGTGGAAGATATCCACACCGGCGTCCACCAGCGGGGTCAGGAAACGCTTCAGCTCTTCCGGGGTATGCGCCAGCTTGGCTTCGTAGTCCTGCTGCTTCCACTGTGAGTAGCGCAGCACGATGGCAAAGTCTTCGCCGACGGCTTCGCGTACCGCTTTCACAATTTCCACCGCGAAGCGGGTGCGGTTTTCAATAGAGCCGCCGTACTCGTCTTCGCGCACGTTGGTGCCTTCCCAGAAGAACTGGTCAATCAGGTAACCGTGGGCGCCGTGGATTTCCACCCCGTCAAAGCCCACTTCCTTGGCTGCCTTGGCGGCATCCGCGAACGCGCGTACCACATCCTGGATATCTTCTTTGGTCATGGCGTGGCCGTTGGCCTTGCCGGGCTTGAACAGGCCGGAGGGGGAATAGCCCGGTACGGATTTATCCGGTCCGGTTCCCTCTTTGCGTACGGAGCCCACATGCCAGAGCTGGGGAATAATCTGGCCACCGGCGGCGTGAACTTCCTCGACCACCTTTTTCCAGCCGGCCAGGGCTTCTTCGCCATAGATGGCCGGGACATTCTCGTAGCCGTTGGCCGCCTTGCCATCAACAAAGGTGCCCTCGGTGATGATCAGGCCCACTTCACCTTCCGCGCGGCGGCGGTAATAGCCGGCCACCTGGTCGTTGGGAACGTAGCCGGGGGACGCGGTGCGGGTCATGGGGGCCATGGCCACGCGATTGCGCAGCTTCAGGGATTTGTGTTCAAAAGGACGCAAAAGGCTGTCCAGGTTGCCGCTCATAACACTCTCCGAAATCTCGTTTACAGATGCTTCAGTTAGCCCGTGGCGGGGCCGGATTCCGGGGTGCCCGCCAATTAGGTTGCGTTATGAAACTTCATTTGGTTTTTTAATGCAACCATTTCGCTTATACTGTTTTGTATGACACGTAAACGATTTGATGATCTTGGCTGCTCGGTGGCCTGCGCCCTGAATGAAGTGGGCGACTGGTGGTCCCTGCTGGTAATCAAGCAGGCGATGCTGGGTACGCGGCGTTATGGGGATTTCCAGAAAAGCCTGGGAATTGCCAAGAATATCCTGTGTGACCGGCTGTCCCGCCTGGTGGAAAACGGTGTGATGACCCGTGTGGATGTTGGGGAGCACGGTACCCGTTACGAGTACCGCCTGACGGAAAAGGGACGCGATCTGTTTGCCGTGGTGGTCGCACTGCGTCAGTGGAGCGAGCGCTGGAACGGCAGCAAGGACTCCATGCAGCTGGTGGAGCGCGGTAACGGCGAAGCGATTGCACAGGTAGCGGTACAGAATGTCGCTGGGGAAGCGCTCAGCGTGCGCGATGTGCTGTTTGTGGATGAGAATGGGGAGCCGTTGGAGCAGGTCGGCTGACCCCTGCGGGCGACCGCGGTCGCCCTGGTTATGTGTATGTTTTCTCGCCTGCTGCCCGCTTATTTTTCCCGATTCATCACTTTCTTAAGCAGCGCCTGATGTCGGCGCAGTTCCGGTTTGTGCTCCAGAATTTCCGCTTCCGTCAGTCCCTTCAATTCATGGGGAAATACCAGCCATTCGTCGGTTTTGTGCAGGTAATAATCTGGCTCGCAATCGGTCTGATTGCGATTGGGTTTGAAATAGGGGCAGGCCGTGCGAATTTCCGGGGTGTTTTTCTTGCACGCCTTGCGCAGGTCGGAAATGGCCTGCTGGATGCTCAGCCCGGTATCGTAGACGTCGTCCACGATCAGCATTTTCTCGTGCGACTCTACCTGCTTGATCAGGTAAGTGAGTCCGTGCACTTTTACTTCTTTTTGTCGCTGGTTGACGCCCGTATAGGACGAGGTGCGTATCGCGATATGGTCGGCGTGAAACCCGAGGAAGTCGAACATCTCCTGCACCGCGATGCCGATGGGGGCGCCACCGCGCCATACCCCGACGATATAGTCCGGCATAAAGCCGCTTTCCACGACTTTAAGCGCCAGGGTGAAGGAGTCCTCCAGCAATGACTGGGCGGAAATAAACTGCTTTTCGCTCACGAGGTTGCTCCTCACTCTCTATGTTCGGGATTTCAGATGTTGAGACTGCGTCCGCCGTCTACGGCGATGATCTGGCCGGTGATATAGGGGGCATCAGCGGCGAGAAAGCGCACGGTACGGGCGATGTCTGACGGGTCACCACTGCGTTGCATGGGGATGCGCGCCAGTATCTGTTCCTTGTTATAGCCTTCACTCTCCTGTTCTGGCCACAGAATCGCACCCGGGGCCACGGCATTCACCCGCACTTGCGGGGCGAGTTCCCGCGCCAGGCTCTTGGTCAGCATCACCAGCCCGGCCTTGGCGGCACTGTATACAGTGTGGCTGGGCATGGGCTTGTCGGCGTGAATATCCGCCAGGTTTACGATGCAGCCGTGTGTGCGCGCCAACGCCGGCGCCAGTGCCTGGCTGAGAAAAAAGGGTGCCTTGAGGTTGCTGCCCATCAGCTCTTCCCACTGCTGTTCGGTGGCGCTGCCAATGGGGGTGGGGTAGAACGCAGACGCATTGTTGACCAGCAGGTTCAGCTCGCCGAAGCATTCTTGGGCGGCCTGCGCCAGCTTCTCGCAGTCCGCCGCCGAACACAGCTCGCTCTGT
Protein-coding sequences here:
- a CDS encoding NADH:flavin oxidoreductase, coding for MSGNLDSLLRPFEHKSLKLRNRVAMAPMTRTASPGYVPNDQVAGYYRRRAEGEVGLIITEGTFVDGKAANGYENVPAIYGEEALAGWKKVVEEVHAAGGQIIPQLWHVGSVRKEGTGPDKSVPGYSPSGLFKPGKANGHAMTKEDIQDVVRAFADAAKAAKEVGFDGVEIHGAHGYLIDQFFWEGTNVREDEYGGSIENRTRFAVEIVKAVREAVGEDFAIVLRYSQWKQQDYEAKLAHTPEELKRFLTPLVDAGVDIFHASTRRFWVPEFEGSDMNLAGWTKELTGKPVISVGSVGLDDDFIGGNNQGMGGTANPTGLDELVRRMDTNEFDMIAVGRALLQDPNWLQKVKQGREEEIVPFTKEALASLS
- a CDS encoding helix-turn-helix domain-containing protein, translated to MTRKRFDDLGCSVACALNEVGDWWSLLVIKQAMLGTRRYGDFQKSLGIAKNILCDRLSRLVENGVMTRVDVGEHGTRYEYRLTEKGRDLFAVVVALRQWSERWNGSKDSMQLVERGNGEAIAQVAVQNVAGEALSVRDVLFVDENGEPLEQVG
- a CDS encoding phosphoribosyltransferase yields the protein MSEKQFISAQSLLEDSFTLALKVVESGFMPDYIVGVWRGGAPIGIAVQEMFDFLGFHADHIAIRTSSYTGVNQRQKEVKVHGLTYLIKQVESHEKMLIVDDVYDTGLSIQQAISDLRKACKKNTPEIRTACPYFKPNRNQTDCEPDYYLHKTDEWLVFPHELKGLTEAEILEHKPELRRHQALLKKVMNREK
- a CDS encoding pteridine reductase, with protein sequence MATALITGAAARLGRAIAEELHRDHQVVIHYRNSAEAAQNLVETLNARRPGSAAAVQSELCSAADCEKLAQAAQECFGELNLLVNNASAFYPTPIGSATEQQWEELMGSNLKAPFFLSQALAPALARTHGCIVNLADIHADKPMPSHTVYSAAKAGLVMLTKSLARELAPQVRVNAVAPGAILWPEQESEGYNKEQILARIPMQRSGDPSDIARTVRFLAADAPYITGQIIAVDGGRSLNI